The following DNA comes from Trueperaceae bacterium.
GCGCCCGTACCAGCCGTCCATGGTGTAGCCGGGGACCTTGAGCGCGCCCTCGTTGAGCGACTTCGAGGCGTCGAAGAGCTGCGTGAGGTCGATGTCGGTGACGCGCCCGAGGCCCTCGCAGCGCGGGCACATCCCGCCGGTGACGGTGAAGGTGCGGCTCTCCGTGACCTTGCCGCCGCCCTTCTCCACGGTGATGGAGCCGCCGCCCGAGGCCGAGGCGATGTTGAACGAGAAGGCCTGCGCGGGCCCGATGTGCGGCTCGCCCAGGCGGCTGAACAGGATGCGCAGCAGCGCGTTCGCGTCGGTGGCCGTGCCCACCGTGGAGCGGGCGTTCGCGCCCATGCGCTCCTGGTCGACGATGATCGCCGTGGTGAGGCCCTCGAGGACGTCGACGTCCGGCCGGGCGAGGGCGGGCATGAAGCCCTGCACGAACGCCGAGTAGGTCTCGTTGATCATCCGCTGCGACTCGGCGGCGATGGTGTCGAACACCAGCGAGCTCTTGCCGGAACCCGAGACGCCGGTGAACACGGTCAGCCGGCGCTTGGGTATGGCGACGCTGACGTCCTTGAGGTTGTTCTCCCGCGCGCCCTGCACGCGGATCAGGTCGTGCCTGTCGGCCGGGTGGCGGTCCTCGGCACGGCGCTCCGGCTCGGTCCTCGTGGCGGTGGTCATCTGGCCTCCGTGGTCCGCGGTCGTCGGCTCGCTCTCTGCTACCTGTCGCCTTGGCCAGGCGAACCAGCCATCATAACCCGGAGGCCCGGGTCGGGACTCAGCTCACCGCCCGCTTCACCAGCGCCGCGAGCCTCTCCTCGACCTCCGGCGTCAGCTCCGTGACGGCGTAGGAGGCGGGCCACATCGGCCCGTCGTCGAGCCTGGCGATGTCGTTGAACCCGAACGTCGCGTACCTGGTGCCGAACTTGGCCGCCGGCTGCAGGAAGCAGAGGACCTTGCCGTCCTTGGCCCAGGCCGGCATGCCGTACCAGGTCCTCGGCTCCAGCTCCGGCGCCGCCTTCATGACGGCGGCGTGGAGCCTCTCGGCC
Coding sequences within:
- a CDS encoding DUF1801 domain-containing protein, with protein sequence MAAKDAVKTAPKRSADKRIQRGAGTGFTAEEKAAMRERAAELRAEARRDGKRADGEQDLLAKVAELPQPDRAMAERLHAAVMKAAPELEPRTWYGMPAWAKDGKVLCFLQPAAKFGTRYATFGFNDIARLDDGPMWPASYAVTELTPEVEERLAALVKRAVS